Proteins from a single region of Thermus islandicus DSM 21543:
- a CDS encoding FAD-dependent oxidoreductase has product MERYQVLIVGAGFSGAEAAYRLARRGVRVGLLTQSLDAVMMPFLPPTPPFPEGSLLEKAYDPEDPRVWAFHARAKYLLEGERNLHLFQATATGLLLEGHRVVGVRTWEGPPALAPRVVLAVGSFLGARLYVGEVEEEAGRLSEASYPDLLEDLSRLGFRFLTREGRVPETPTTPGYRVRYLAFHPEEWEEGTFRLKRLEGLYAVGLCVREGDYTLMSEEGKRLAEHLLHELG; this is encoded by the coding sequence ATGGAAAGGTACCAGGTCCTCATCGTGGGGGCGGGGTTCTCCGGGGCCGAGGCCGCCTACCGCCTCGCCCGAAGGGGGGTGCGGGTGGGCCTCCTCACCCAGAGCCTGGACGCGGTGATGATGCCCTTTCTCCCCCCAACCCCCCCCTTTCCCGAAGGAAGCCTGCTGGAAAAGGCCTATGACCCCGAAGACCCCCGGGTCTGGGCCTTCCACGCCCGGGCCAAGTACCTTTTGGAGGGCGAACGGAACCTCCACCTCTTCCAGGCCACGGCCACGGGGCTCCTCCTGGAGGGGCACCGGGTGGTGGGGGTGCGGACCTGGGAGGGCCCCCCCGCCCTGGCCCCGCGCGTGGTGCTCGCGGTGGGGAGCTTCCTGGGGGCGAGGCTCTACGTGGGCGAGGTGGAGGAGGAGGCCGGGCGCCTTTCCGAGGCGAGCTACCCGGACCTCCTGGAGGACCTTTCGCGCCTGGGCTTCCGCTTCCTAACGCGGGAGGGCCGGGTGCCCGAGACCCCCACCACCCCGGGCTACCGGGTCCGGTACCTGGCCTTCCACCCGGAGGAGTGGGAGGAAGGAACCTTCCGGCTCAAACGTCTAGAAGGGCTCTACGCCGTGGGGCTTTGCGTGCGGGAAGGGGACTACACCCTCATGAGCGAGGAGGGGAAGCGCCTGGCGGAGCACCTTCTCCACGAGCTTGGGTAG
- the lysX gene encoding lysine biosynthesis protein LysX, with amino-acid sequence MLAILYDRVRPDEKMLFERAEALGIPFRKVYVPALPMVLGEKPEALEGVTVALERCVSQSRGLAAARYLTALGIPVVNAPAVIETCGDKWATSVALLRADLPQPKTALATDREEALRLMEAFGYPVVLKPVIGSWGRLLAKVTDPWAAEAILEHKEVLGGFQHQLFYLQEYVEKPGRDIRVFVVGDRAIAAIYRKSPHWITNTARGGEAANCPLTEEIAQLAVRAAEAVGGGVVAIDLLESERGLLVNEVNHTMEFKNSVHTTGVDIPGEILKYAWSLVS; translated from the coding sequence ATGCTCGCCATCCTCTACGACCGCGTTCGTCCCGACGAGAAGATGCTCTTTGAGCGGGCCGAGGCCCTGGGGATCCCTTTCCGAAAGGTCTACGTCCCTGCCCTCCCCATGGTCCTGGGGGAGAAGCCGGAGGCGCTGGAAGGGGTTACGGTGGCCCTGGAGCGGTGCGTGAGCCAGAGCCGGGGCCTCGCCGCCGCCCGCTACCTCACCGCCCTCGGCATCCCCGTGGTCAACGCCCCCGCGGTCATAGAGACCTGCGGGGACAAGTGGGCCACCAGCGTGGCCCTCTTGCGGGCAGACCTTCCCCAGCCCAAGACCGCCCTGGCCACGGACCGGGAGGAGGCCCTTAGGCTCATGGAGGCCTTTGGCTACCCCGTGGTGCTGAAGCCCGTGATCGGGAGCTGGGGCCGCCTCCTCGCCAAGGTCACGGACCCATGGGCGGCGGAGGCCATTCTGGAGCACAAGGAGGTCCTGGGAGGCTTCCAGCACCAGCTCTTCTACCTCCAGGAGTACGTGGAAAAGCCCGGGCGGGACATAAGGGTCTTCGTGGTGGGGGATCGGGCCATCGCCGCCATCTACCGGAAAAGCCCTCACTGGATCACCAACACCGCCCGGGGCGGGGAGGCGGCAAACTGCCCCCTCACCGAGGAGATCGCCCAGCTTGCCGTGCGGGCGGCGGAGGCCGTGGGGGGTGGGGTGGTGGCCATTGACCTCTTGGAGTCGGAAAGGGGCCTCCTCGTCAACGAGGTGAACCACACCATGGAGTTCAAGAACTCCGTGCACACCACCGGGGTGGACATCCCGGGGGAGATCCTCAAGTACGCCTGGAGCCTCGTCTCATGA
- a CDS encoding TIGR02710 family CRISPR-associated CARF protein — MAENPLDRAGGDLEALWLQYKEAVRAGGNPHDLYQKMVWPTLLEKWRKEPSVYPSPQPFAVSIHTLGTSPEATALAILGGGAEQVYVLHTAESARFLPRLREDTGKDLYPLEIGKSDVAAIYREVKRLLERYPDVPVALDLTSGTKAMSAGLAAAGFFFQRFFPKVWVVYVDNEDYDPELRRPRAGTERLVILPNPHEALAEVDALFAKELYGRGEFGEAAGYFGRMVGKTGDQRYLLYKMLAEMYHAWRTLDAQGAVRQGRALLGRLSENAWLQHPLNERRKALEAQVGLLEVVQSFLASQDFGEKKGVYGLAWTLLRLSQAMADAQPVLAALYAYRALELLLQERLALLGRRAEAPGLSLEEEAATREELARILRLSPGEARVGAKLGLLEILAFLRAHGDSVVGGLPLAELQGLSGVLKARNEALLVHGFRVPTQNEVGQLQRLAQRLLEDLEARSGVRGVPWDPVPLGF; from the coding sequence ATGGCAGAGAACCCCCTGGACCGTGCGGGAGGAGACCTGGAGGCCCTCTGGCTCCAGTACAAGGAGGCGGTGAGGGCGGGCGGCAACCCGCACGACCTTTATCAGAAGATGGTCTGGCCTACCCTCCTGGAGAAGTGGCGGAAGGAGCCCAGCGTCTACCCTTCGCCCCAGCCCTTTGCCGTTTCCATCCACACCCTGGGCACGAGCCCCGAGGCCACAGCCTTGGCCATCCTGGGAGGGGGGGCGGAGCAGGTCTACGTGCTCCACACGGCGGAGAGCGCCCGCTTCCTCCCCCGTCTCCGGGAGGACACGGGAAAGGACCTCTACCCCCTAGAGATCGGTAAGAGCGACGTGGCCGCCATCTACCGGGAGGTGAAGCGGCTTCTAGAGAGGTACCCGGACGTCCCCGTGGCCCTGGACCTCACCAGCGGCACCAAGGCCATGAGCGCCGGGCTGGCGGCGGCGGGGTTCTTCTTCCAGCGCTTCTTCCCCAAGGTGTGGGTGGTCTATGTGGACAACGAGGACTATGACCCCGAGCTCCGCCGCCCCCGGGCGGGCACGGAGAGGCTGGTGATCCTCCCCAACCCCCACGAGGCCCTGGCCGAGGTGGACGCCCTCTTTGCCAAGGAGCTCTACGGGCGGGGGGAGTTTGGCGAGGCGGCGGGATACTTTGGCAGGATGGTGGGGAAGACCGGGGATCAGCGGTACCTCCTCTACAAGATGCTCGCCGAGATGTACCACGCCTGGCGCACCCTGGACGCCCAAGGGGCGGTGCGGCAGGGGCGGGCCCTCCTTGGCCGCCTCTCGGAGAACGCCTGGCTCCAGCACCCCCTGAACGAGCGGAGGAAGGCCCTCGAGGCCCAGGTGGGTCTGCTTGAGGTCGTCCAGAGCTTCCTGGCCTCCCAGGACTTTGGGGAGAAGAAGGGGGTCTACGGCCTCGCCTGGACTTTGCTCCGCCTCTCCCAGGCGATGGCCGATGCTCAGCCGGTCCTCGCCGCCCTTTATGCCTACCGGGCTTTGGAGCTTCTCCTGCAAGAGAGGCTTGCCCTCCTTGGGCGGAGGGCGGAGGCCCCGGGGCTTTCCCTGGAGGAGGAGGCCGCCACCCGGGAGGAGCTTGCCCGCATCCTCCGCCTTTCCCCTGGAGAAGCCCGGGTGGGGGCCAAGCTGGGCCTTTTGGAGATCCTAGCCTTCCTCCGGGCCCATGGGGACTCGGTGGTGGGGGGCCTACCCCTGGCCGAGCTTCAGGGCCTTTCGGGGGTACTGAAGGCGAGGAACGAGGCCCTGCTCGTCCACGGGTTCCGGGTGCCCACCCAGAACGAGGTGGGTCAGCTCCAGAGACTGGCCCAGCGCCTCCTTGAAGACCTCGAGGCCCGCTCCGGGGTCCGGGGCGTTCCCTGGGACCCGGTCCCCCTGGGGTTCTGA
- a CDS encoding NAD+ synthase codes for MRVLEAKRLGETLELNWPLVADFLTRFIREELAWRGYEKAIVAVSGGVDSATTLALAVRALGAERVHALFLPHRDSSPLSREHAYLVAETFGVALEEVDITPMVEAYAALTPDLTPHRKGNVMARARMIVLFDKSQAYRALPLGTGNKTERLFGYYTWHGDDSPPVNPLGDLYKTQVWRLAEHLGVPEPVVKKPPTADLVPGQTDEADLGVRYLRADVILEHYLKGYPDGYLLGLGFTEEEIRRVKEGVNRTHWKRALPTVALLSSTGIGEFYLRPLDYRP; via the coding sequence ATGAGGGTTCTGGAGGCAAAGCGGCTTGGGGAAACCCTGGAGCTCAACTGGCCCCTGGTGGCGGACTTCCTCACCCGGTTCATCCGGGAGGAGCTCGCCTGGAGGGGCTACGAGAAGGCCATCGTGGCGGTCTCTGGGGGGGTGGACTCGGCCACCACCCTGGCCCTGGCGGTGCGGGCCCTGGGGGCGGAAAGGGTCCACGCCCTCTTCCTGCCCCACCGGGACTCGAGCCCCCTTTCCCGGGAGCACGCCTATCTGGTGGCCGAGACCTTCGGCGTGGCCCTGGAGGAGGTGGACATTACCCCCATGGTGGAGGCCTACGCCGCCCTCACCCCGGACCTCACCCCCCACCGCAAGGGGAACGTCATGGCCCGGGCGCGGATGATCGTCCTCTTTGACAAGTCCCAGGCCTACCGGGCCCTTCCCCTGGGCACGGGCAACAAGACGGAAAGGCTTTTCGGCTACTACACCTGGCACGGGGACGACTCCCCGCCCGTGAACCCCCTGGGGGACCTCTACAAGACCCAGGTCTGGCGGCTTGCCGAGCATCTGGGCGTGCCCGAGCCCGTGGTGAAGAAGCCTCCCACCGCCGACCTCGTTCCCGGGCAGACGGACGAGGCCGATCTAGGGGTGCGCTACCTGCGGGCGGATGTGATCCTGGAGCACTATCTGAAGGGCTATCCCGACGGCTACCTTCTGGGCCTGGGCTTCACCGAGGAGGAGATCAGGCGGGTCAAGGAGGGGGTGAACCGCACCCACTGGAAGCGGGCCCTCCCCACCGTGGCCCTTCTCTCCTCCACCGGCATAGGGGAGTTCTACCTGAGGCCCCTGGACTACCGGCCGTAG
- a CDS encoding [LysW]-aminoadipate kinase, with protein sequence MIVVKVGGAEGIRYEAVARDAASLWKEGVRLLLVHGGSAETNKVAEALGHPPRFLTHPGGQVSRLTDRKTLEIFEMVYCGLVNKRLVELLQKEGANAVGLSGLDGRLLVGRRKTAVKYVENGKVKVHRGDYTGTVEEVNRALLDLLLEAGYLPVLTPPALSYENEAINTDGDQIAALLARTYGAEALVYLSNVPGLLANYPDETSLVREIPVERVEDPEYLALAQGRMKRKVMGAVEAVKGGVGRVVFADARVEAPIRRALSGEGTVIR encoded by the coding sequence GTGATCGTGGTCAAGGTGGGAGGCGCCGAGGGCATCCGCTACGAGGCCGTGGCCAGGGACGCGGCTTCCTTGTGGAAGGAGGGGGTGAGGCTCCTTTTGGTCCACGGGGGGAGCGCGGAAACCAACAAGGTGGCCGAGGCCCTGGGCCACCCCCCCCGCTTCCTCACCCACCCCGGGGGGCAGGTGAGCCGCCTCACGGACCGCAAGACCCTGGAGATCTTTGAGATGGTCTACTGCGGCCTGGTGAACAAGCGCCTGGTGGAGCTCCTCCAGAAGGAGGGGGCGAACGCCGTGGGCCTTTCGGGGCTAGACGGAAGGCTTCTCGTGGGCCGGAGGAAAACGGCGGTCAAGTACGTGGAGAACGGCAAGGTCAAGGTCCACCGGGGGGACTACACGGGCACGGTGGAGGAGGTGAACCGGGCCCTTTTGGACCTCCTCCTCGAGGCGGGCTACCTCCCCGTCCTCACCCCGCCCGCCCTAAGCTACGAGAACGAGGCCATCAACACCGACGGGGACCAGATCGCGGCCCTCCTTGCCCGGACTTATGGGGCCGAGGCCCTGGTCTACCTCTCCAACGTGCCGGGGCTTCTCGCCAACTATCCCGACGAAACCTCTCTGGTGCGGGAGATCCCCGTGGAGAGGGTGGAGGACCCCGAGTACCTGGCCCTGGCCCAAGGAAGGATGAAGCGCAAGGTCATGGGGGCGGTGGAGGCGGTGAAGGGGGGCGTGGGACGGGTGGTCTTCGCCGACGCCCGGGTGGAAGCCCCCATAAGGCGGGCCCTTTCCGGGGAAGGCACCGTGATACGCTAG
- a CDS encoding CoA-binding protein codes for MEEAWLKERLARARTIAVLGAHKDPSRPAHYVPRYLREKGYRILPVNPRFAGEELFGERVVGSLRELQSPVDLLDVFRPPSALMGHLEEVLALKPGLVWLQSGIRNPEFEKALEGAGIPVVADRCLMVEHRRLFLGPIPL; via the coding sequence ATGGAGGAGGCCTGGCTCAAGGAGCGCCTGGCCCGGGCGAGGACCATCGCCGTCCTCGGGGCCCATAAGGACCCCTCCCGCCCCGCCCACTACGTGCCCCGGTACCTGCGGGAAAAAGGCTACCGCATCCTGCCCGTAAACCCCCGCTTTGCGGGAGAGGAGCTCTTCGGGGAAAGGGTGGTGGGAAGCCTCCGGGAGCTTCAGAGCCCCGTGGACCTCCTGGACGTCTTCCGCCCTCCTTCCGCCCTCATGGGCCACCTCGAGGAGGTCCTGGCCCTAAAACCCGGTTTGGTCTGGCTCCAGTCGGGGATCCGGAACCCGGAGTTTGAAAAGGCCCTGGAAGGGGCGGGGATCCCCGTGGTGGCCGACCGGTGCCTCATGGTGGAGCACCGGCGCCTCTTCCTTGGCCCCATTCCCCTCTAG
- the argC gene encoding N-acetyl-gamma-glutamyl-phosphate reductase — translation MTGKKTLSIVGASGYAGGEFLRLALSHPYLEVKQVTSRRFAGEPVHFLHPNLRGRTNLKFVSPEGLEPADILVLALPHGVFAREFERYAPLAPVLIDLSADFRLKDIELYRKYYGEHPRPDLLGRFVYAVPELYREALKGADWIAGAGCNATATLLGLYPLLKAGVLKPAPIFVTLLISTSAAGAEATPASHHPERAGSLRVYKPTGHRHTAEVVENLPGRPEVHLTAIATDRVRGILMTAQCFLQDGWSERDVWQAYREAYGGEPFVRLVKQKKGVHRYPDPRFVQGTNYADIGFELEEETGRLVVMAAIDNLVKGTAGHALQALNLRMGWPETLGLDFPGLHP, via the coding sequence ATGACCGGTAAGAAGACCCTTTCCATCGTGGGGGCCTCGGGGTATGCCGGGGGGGAGTTCCTCAGGCTCGCCCTTTCCCACCCCTATCTGGAGGTGAAGCAGGTGACCTCGAGGCGCTTTGCCGGGGAGCCCGTCCACTTCCTTCACCCGAACCTCCGAGGACGCACGAACCTGAAGTTCGTCTCCCCGGAAGGGCTGGAGCCTGCCGACATCCTGGTCCTGGCCCTGCCCCACGGGGTCTTCGCCCGGGAGTTTGAGCGCTACGCCCCCCTTGCCCCCGTCCTCATAGACCTCTCCGCCGACTTCCGCCTAAAAGACATCGAGCTTTACCGCAAGTACTATGGGGAGCACCCAAGGCCCGACCTCCTCGGCCGCTTCGTCTACGCCGTGCCCGAGCTCTACCGGGAGGCCCTTAAGGGGGCGGACTGGATCGCCGGGGCCGGGTGCAACGCCACGGCCACCCTTCTCGGCCTCTATCCCCTGCTTAAGGCCGGGGTCTTGAAGCCCGCCCCCATCTTCGTCACCCTCCTCATCTCCACCTCGGCCGCGGGGGCCGAGGCCACCCCGGCGAGCCACCACCCCGAAAGGGCCGGGTCCCTCCGGGTCTACAAGCCCACGGGCCACCGCCACACCGCCGAGGTGGTGGAGAACCTCCCGGGCCGCCCCGAGGTCCACCTCACTGCCATCGCCACCGACCGGGTGCGGGGCATCCTCATGACCGCCCAGTGCTTCCTCCAAGACGGTTGGAGCGAAAGGGACGTGTGGCAGGCGTATCGGGAGGCCTACGGCGGCGAGCCCTTCGTCCGCCTCGTCAAGCAGAAGAAGGGGGTTCACCGCTACCCCGACCCCCGGTTCGTCCAGGGCACCAACTACGCCGACATCGGCTTTGAGCTGGAGGAGGAGACGGGGAGGCTCGTGGTCATGGCCGCCATAGACAACCTGGTGAAGGGCACCGCGGGCCACGCCCTCCAGGCCCTGAACCTCCGCATGGGCTGGCCCGAGACCCTGGGGCTGGACTTCCCCGGGCTCCACCCGTAG
- the mutY gene encoding A/G-specific adenine glycosylase MutY: protein MEAWQEALLAWYQEHARPLPWRGEKDPYRVLVSEVLLQQTRVAQALPYYRRFLERFPTLKALGEASLEEVLRVWQGAGYYRRAEHFHRLAQRVEALPQSFAELKGLPGLGPYTAAAVASIAFGERVAAVDGNVRRVLARLFARESPKEKELFALAQSLLPEGVDPGMWNQALMELGATVCLPQKPRCGACPLKAFCRGKEAPERYPRPRRRRAKEERLAALVLLGRKGVHLEPLRERFRGLYGVPLFPPEELPRRAEAFGVVPRLLGSVRHALTHRRLLVEVHGALWDGEGEDPWKRPLPKLVEKVLRQALPLLAHEGVVPFPHAKPHGVEPF, encoded by the coding sequence GTGGAAGCCTGGCAGGAGGCCCTTCTCGCCTGGTACCAGGAGCACGCCCGCCCCCTGCCCTGGCGGGGGGAGAAGGACCCCTACCGGGTCCTGGTCTCCGAGGTCCTCCTGCAGCAGACCCGGGTGGCCCAGGCCCTTCCCTACTACCGGCGCTTTCTGGAGCGCTTTCCCACCCTAAAGGCCCTGGGAGAGGCCTCCCTGGAGGAGGTCCTGAGGGTTTGGCAGGGGGCGGGCTACTACCGGAGGGCGGAACACTTTCACCGCTTGGCCCAAAGGGTGGAGGCCCTGCCCCAAAGCTTCGCCGAGCTCAAGGGCCTTCCCGGCCTCGGCCCCTACACGGCGGCGGCGGTGGCCTCCATCGCCTTCGGGGAGCGGGTGGCGGCGGTGGACGGGAACGTGCGGCGGGTCCTCGCCCGCCTCTTCGCCCGGGAAAGCCCCAAGGAAAAGGAGCTTTTTGCCCTCGCCCAGAGCCTTCTTCCCGAGGGCGTGGACCCGGGGATGTGGAACCAGGCCCTTATGGAGCTCGGGGCCACGGTCTGCCTGCCCCAGAAGCCCCGCTGCGGGGCCTGCCCCCTAAAGGCCTTCTGCCGGGGGAAGGAAGCCCCCGAGCGCTACCCCCGGCCAAGGAGGCGCCGGGCGAAGGAGGAGAGGCTTGCGGCCCTGGTTCTCCTAGGGCGGAAGGGGGTCCACCTGGAGCCTCTAAGGGAGCGCTTCCGGGGCCTCTACGGCGTGCCCCTCTTTCCTCCCGAGGAACTTCCGCGAAGGGCGGAGGCCTTCGGGGTGGTGCCTCGCCTCCTGGGTAGCGTGCGCCACGCCCTCACCCACCGGAGGCTCCTCGTGGAGGTCCACGGGGCCCTCTGGGACGGGGAGGGGGAGGACCCCTGGAAAAGGCCCCTACCCAAGCTCGTGGAGAAGGTGCTCCGCCAGGCGCTTCCCCTCCTCGCTCATGAGGGTGTAGTCCCCTTCCCGCACGCAAAGCCCCACGGCGTAGAGCCCTTCTAG
- a CDS encoding 1,4-alpha-glucan branching protein — MARFALVLHAHLPYVRAHGMWPFGEETLYEAMAETYLPLLRLLDRLYAEGVEARFTLGITPILAEQLADPRVKEGFSAYAKDRLSRAQEDYHRYQGTELEGSARHQVAFWELTLEHFQRLSADPLTAFRQAQDRGQVELLTSHATHGYSPLLGYDEALWAQIKTGVATYRRHFAKDPTGYWLPEMAYRPKGPWKPPVQGPPEGLRAGVDELLMRAGIRYTFLDAPLVQGGTPLGPYGEASLGPVESQEATYYVHELESGLRVLARNQETTLQVWSADHGYPGEGLYREFHRKDPVSGLHHWRVTHRQADLSAKAPYDPEAAFAKTKEHARHFVGLLERLGEKHPDGVILSPYDAELFGHWWYEGVAWLEEVLRLLGRAGGVRAVTAREAVQGPAVRSALPEGSWGRGGDHRVWLNEKTLDYWQRVYQAEGAMREEVRRGNLSHRLLRQAMRELLLLEASDWPFLIDTGQAEAYARERYVEHAEAFFHLLKGVSPEELKALEERDNPFPEADPRLYLGVG, encoded by the coding sequence ATGGCGCGCTTCGCCCTGGTCCTCCACGCCCACCTCCCCTACGTCCGGGCCCACGGGATGTGGCCCTTCGGGGAGGAGACCCTCTACGAGGCCATGGCCGAGACCTACCTCCCCCTCCTCCGCCTTTTGGACCGCCTCTATGCCGAGGGGGTGGAGGCCCGGTTCACCCTGGGGATCACCCCCATCCTGGCGGAGCAGCTCGCCGACCCCAGGGTGAAGGAGGGGTTCTCCGCCTACGCCAAGGACCGCCTCTCGCGGGCCCAGGAGGACTACCACCGCTACCAGGGCACGGAGCTAGAGGGGAGCGCCCGGCACCAGGTGGCCTTCTGGGAGCTTACCCTGGAACACTTCCAGAGGCTTTCCGCTGACCCCCTCACCGCCTTCCGCCAGGCCCAGGACCGGGGCCAGGTGGAGCTCCTCACCTCCCACGCCACCCACGGCTACTCCCCCCTTCTGGGCTACGACGAGGCCCTCTGGGCCCAGATCAAGACCGGGGTGGCCACCTACCGCCGCCACTTCGCCAAGGACCCCACGGGGTACTGGCTCCCGGAGATGGCCTACCGGCCCAAAGGGCCCTGGAAGCCCCCGGTGCAGGGCCCTCCCGAAGGGCTTAGGGCTGGGGTGGACGAGCTTCTGATGCGGGCTGGGATCCGCTACACCTTCCTAGACGCCCCCCTGGTCCAGGGGGGGACCCCTCTAGGCCCCTATGGGGAGGCCTCCCTGGGCCCCGTGGAGAGCCAGGAGGCCACCTACTACGTCCACGAGCTGGAGTCGGGCCTCCGGGTCCTCGCCCGCAACCAGGAGACCACCCTCCAGGTGTGGAGCGCCGACCACGGCTACCCCGGGGAGGGGCTTTACCGGGAGTTCCACCGCAAGGACCCGGTCTCCGGCCTCCACCACTGGCGGGTGACCCACCGCCAGGCGGACCTTTCCGCCAAGGCCCCCTACGATCCGGAGGCGGCCTTCGCCAAGACGAAGGAGCACGCCCGCCACTTCGTGGGACTTCTGGAGCGCCTTGGGGAAAAGCACCCCGACGGGGTCATCCTCTCCCCTTATGACGCGGAGCTCTTCGGCCACTGGTGGTACGAGGGGGTGGCCTGGCTCGAGGAGGTGCTGCGCCTCCTGGGCCGCGCCGGGGGGGTCCGGGCCGTGACCGCCAGGGAGGCGGTCCAGGGGCCTGCGGTGCGCTCGGCCTTGCCTGAGGGCTCCTGGGGCCGGGGCGGGGACCACCGCGTCTGGCTCAACGAGAAGACCCTGGACTACTGGCAACGGGTCTACCAGGCGGAGGGGGCCATGCGGGAGGAGGTCCGGCGGGGCAACCTCTCCCACCGCCTACTGCGCCAGGCCATGCGCGAGCTCCTGCTCCTCGAGGCCTCCGACTGGCCCTTTCTCATAGACACGGGGCAGGCCGAGGCCTACGCCAGGGAGCGCTATGTGGAGCATGCCGAGGCCTTTTTCCACCTCCTTAAGGGGGTTTCCCCGGAGGAGCTAAAGGCCCTGGAGGAGCGGGACAACCCCTTCCCCGAGGCGGACCCCAGGCTTTACCTGGGGGTAGGATAG
- a CDS encoding nuclease-related domain-containing protein — protein sequence MAREIGKAGKTLSRKLWRLAAVIAGFGLGVWLLVKLFVPWMGALALPLAFLAVVRLLEDKDVEREVVAKARGYLGESQVGRILARLPLGWRVFHDVDLGGENADHVVVGPPGVFNVEVKNYSGPVEVRPEGLWVRGSRRDDLVRQAWRQAHKLQELLGVEVQPVLVFVGRRLKGEVGRLPVLGEEDLLSYLKAQPYRLAFEEARKLMAVLERRVR from the coding sequence ATGGCGCGCGAGATCGGCAAAGCGGGAAAGACCCTTTCCAGGAAGCTCTGGCGGCTTGCCGCCGTGATCGCAGGCTTTGGTCTGGGGGTCTGGCTCCTGGTCAAGCTCTTCGTCCCCTGGATGGGGGCTCTGGCCCTTCCCCTGGCTTTCTTGGCCGTGGTGCGTTTGCTTGAGGACAAGGACGTGGAGCGCGAGGTGGTGGCGAAGGCGCGGGGCTACCTGGGGGAGTCCCAGGTGGGCCGGATCCTCGCCCGCCTGCCCCTGGGCTGGCGGGTCTTCCACGACGTGGACCTGGGGGGTGAGAACGCCGACCACGTGGTGGTGGGTCCTCCCGGCGTCTTCAACGTGGAGGTGAAGAACTACAGCGGCCCGGTGGAGGTGCGCCCCGAGGGGCTTTGGGTCCGGGGGAGCAGGCGGGACGACCTCGTGCGCCAGGCGTGGCGTCAAGCCCACAAACTCCAGGAGCTTCTCGGTGTGGAAGTCCAGCCCGTCTTGGTCTTTGTGGGGAGGCGGCTGAAGGGGGAGGTGGGCCGCCTCCCCGTTTTGGGGGAGGAGGATCTCTTGTCCTACCTGAAGGCCCAGCCCTACCGCCTGGCCTTTGAGGAGGCCCGCAAGCTGATGGCGGTTTTGGAGAGGAGGGTGCGCTGA
- a CDS encoding nitrilase-related carbon-nitrogen hydrolase, with amino-acid sequence MVRHAILQFRPEKSRLRESLKRLEAALEALRPHAPQVVVLPEAALTGYFLQGGVRELALTRFELLELLEEAYRKAGFGEPLDVVVGFYERDGGAYYNSAAYLELPHRILHVHRKVFLPTYGVFDEERYLARGSRVEAFATRFGRAAILICEDFWHSVTATIAALDGAEVIYVPAASPARGFQGARPENVERWRTLARAVAAEHGVYVVLASLVGFEAGKGMSGGSLVVGPEGRIQAEAPLFEEAVLLADLDWERIPPVRYDSPLLSDLEAALPLLLPDLERVLRKEGR; translated from the coding sequence GTGGTCCGGCACGCCATCCTCCAGTTCCGGCCGGAGAAGTCCCGGCTCCGGGAGAGCCTAAAGCGCCTGGAGGCCGCCCTCGAGGCCCTCCGCCCCCATGCTCCCCAGGTGGTGGTCCTGCCCGAGGCCGCCCTCACCGGCTACTTCCTGCAGGGGGGGGTGAGGGAGCTCGCCCTCACCCGGTTTGAGCTCCTGGAGCTCCTCGAGGAGGCCTACCGGAAGGCCGGCTTTGGGGAGCCCTTGGACGTGGTGGTGGGCTTTTACGAGCGGGACGGGGGGGCCTACTACAACAGCGCCGCCTACCTGGAACTTCCCCACCGCATCCTCCACGTGCACCGCAAGGTCTTCCTCCCCACCTACGGGGTCTTTGACGAGGAGCGCTACCTGGCCCGGGGAAGCCGGGTGGAGGCCTTCGCCACCCGGTTCGGGAGGGCGGCCATCCTGATCTGCGAGGACTTCTGGCACTCGGTCACCGCCACCATCGCCGCCCTGGATGGGGCGGAGGTCATCTATGTGCCCGCGGCGAGCCCCGCCCGGGGCTTCCAGGGGGCGCGCCCCGAGAACGTGGAGCGCTGGCGCACCCTCGCCCGGGCGGTGGCCGCGGAGCACGGGGTGTACGTGGTCCTCGCCAGCCTCGTGGGCTTTGAGGCGGGGAAGGGGATGAGCGGGGGGAGCCTGGTGGTGGGGCCCGAGGGCCGGATCCAGGCCGAAGCCCCCCTCTTTGAGGAGGCGGTCCTCCTGGCCGATCTGGACTGGGAGCGCATTCCCCCGGTGCGCTACGACAGCCCCCTCCTCTCGGACCTCGAGGCCGCCCTTCCCCTTCTCCTCCCCGACCTGGAGCGGGTCTTGCGCAAGGAGGGGCGATGA